The following coding sequences lie in one Helicoverpa zea isolate HzStark_Cry1AcR chromosome 2, ilHelZeax1.1, whole genome shotgun sequence genomic window:
- the LOC124638941 gene encoding CDGSH iron-sulfur domain-containing protein 3, mitochondrial: protein MFIRKSTQILLTKSLRTVNYATKSSKPEIPKNPLASVYSATNQKDTGVVYDKKPFKLTLEAGKTYHWCLCGRSKAQPLCDGTHKDIYLKITQRPVRFTVEKTKDYWLCNCKQTKNRPFCDGAHKQKDVQEATTVRL from the exons ATGTTTATTAGGAAATCTACTCAAATTTTACTTACGAAGTCTCTAAGAACG GTCAACTATGCCACCAAAAGTTCTAAGCCAGAGATCCCAAAGAATCCTTTAGCTTCAGTGTACTCAGCGACCAACCAAAAAGATACTGGTGTTGTATATGATAAGAAACCTTTTAAGCTAACCCTTGAGGCAGGGAAAACATACCACTGGTGCCTGTGTGGCCGATCCAAGGCACAGCCACTGTGTGATGGTACACATAAGGATATCTACCTCAAAATAACACAGAG GCCTGTCAGATTCACAGTGGAAAAAACCAAGGACTATTGGCTGTGTAACTGTAAGCAAACGAAAAATAGACCATTCTGTGATGGAGCACACAAACAGAAAGATGTTCAAGAGGCTACGACTGTCAGACTGTGA
- the LOC124642778 gene encoding THAP domain-containing protein 2-like, giving the protein MPTCCIVKCRASKHKNQAGFSLHRFPIRNDLRTKWLEAIGEENINPRHKYWYVCSLHFEDSCFNRTLDILRLRDNSVPTLFLTPKEGPQESLVLHDITNIRKHNDTATSTDVFPLSYENIKPKHKEFVSDERRRKKQTVRHKEVFTMVLVRDSNISN; this is encoded by the exons ATGCCTACGTGTTGTATCGTGAAGTGTCGTGCAAGTAAGCACAAAAATCAAGCAGGATtttctttacacag gtttcctatacgaaatgatttaaggacaaaatggttagaagctattggtgaggaaaatattaatcccagacataaatattggtatgtctgttcgcttcactttgaagatagttgttttaatagaacactggatatcttaagattacgtgacaactctgttcccacattatttttg acaCCCAAAGAAGGCCCCCAAGAGTCGTTGGTTTTACATGATATTACTAACATCAGAAAGCATAATGATACTGCCACATCAACTGATGTGTTCCCATTAtcctatgaaaatataaaaccaaaGCATAAGGAGTTTGTTTCAGACGAAAGAAGAAGGAAGAAGCAGACTGTCCGTCATAAAGAGGTATTTACAATGGTCCTTGTAAGGGATAGCAACATtagtaattaa
- the LOC124639390 gene encoding cytochrome b5-like, with protein sequence MEDQPKLFTREELKSRCTRNDAVLIIHNEVYDVTSFLAEHPGGEEVLLEKGGQDATEPFEDVSHSSDARSLMKKYKIGELVEADRVQSKNAFAPQWSNDQPQEQGNTWTSWLTPLLLGVAATILYRYLFA encoded by the exons ATGGAAGACCAGCCAAAGTTGTTCACGCGTGAGGAGTTGAAGTCTCGTTGCACGCGCAATGACGCCGTGCTTATAATTCACAACGAAGTATACGACGTCACCAGCTTCCTCGCAGAG CACCCCGGAGGCGAAGAAGTGCTGCTAGAGAAAGGTGGCCAAGATGCAACGGAGCCTTTCGAAGACGTCAGCCACAGCTCCGATGCCAG ATCCCTGATGAAGAAGTACAAGATCGGCGAGTTGGTGGAGGCGGACCGAGTGCAGAGCAAGAACGCTTTCGCGCCGCAGTGGAGCAACGACCAGCCGCAGGAGCAGGGCAA CACGTGGACGTCGTGGCTGACGCCGCTGCTGCTGGGCGTGGCCGCCACCATCCTGTACCGGTACCTGTTCGCGTAG